A DNA window from Helianthus annuus cultivar XRQ/B chromosome 15, HanXRQr2.0-SUNRISE, whole genome shotgun sequence contains the following coding sequences:
- the LOC110913838 gene encoding obg-like ATPase 1 encodes MGAFEDPDIIHVDDSVDPDIEFMERRIEDLEKSMKRRNDKQLKIELKVCLKVKTWLESEKDIRLGDWKAAEIEILNTFQLLTAKPVVYLVNMNEKDYQRKKNKFLPKIHA; translated from the exons ATGGGTGCATTTGAAGACCCCGATATTATACATGTTGATGACTCTGTGGATCCC GATATTGAGTTCATGGAAAGAAGGATTGAAGATCTTGAAAAGAGCATGAAGAGGAGAAATGACAAACAGTTAAAAATAGAGCTTAAAGTGTGTTTGAAG GTCAAAACCTGGCTTGAGAGTGAGAAAGATATCAGGTTAGGGGACTGGAAAGCCGCTGAAATTGAAATCTTGAATACTTTTCAATTGCTCACCGCAAAACCTGTTGTTTATTTG GTTAATATGAACGAGAAAGATTATCAGAGAAAAAAGAACAAGTTCCTTCCTAAAATCCATGCTTAG
- the LOC110909754 gene encoding protein TIFY 5A has translation MRRNCNLELRLVPPSPPYHLRQENSRDDINMVGGDLKGKQNQQLTIFYDGKVSVCDVTELQARTIIKLAASEETDDQWRRTPGSTTSSEPASSSPLASPGLSMKRSLQRFLQKRKHRIQATSPYHP, from the exons ATGAGGAGGAACTGCAATTTGGAGCTCCGCCTTGTGCCGCCGTCACCGCCGTACCACCTCCGGCAAGAAAATTCCCG TGACGACATAAATATGGTTGGTGGAGACTTGAAGGGAAAGCAAAACCAGCAACTAACGATCTTTTATGACGGAAAGGTTAGCGTTTGTGACGTTACAGAACTTCAG GCAAGGACAATAATAAAGCTAGCTGCTAGTGAAGAAACGGATGATCAATGGAGAAGAACACCTGGTTCAACTACTTCATCTGAACCGGCATCTTCATCGCCATTAGCCTCTCCTGGGCTTTCCATGAAAAGATCTCTACAAAGGTTCCTTCAAAAGAGAAAGCATAGAATTCAAGCAACTTCTCCCTACCATCCTTAA